The Mucilaginibacter yixingensis genome window below encodes:
- a CDS encoding RHS repeat domain-containing protein, with protein sequence MRKRVLIICVFLSIVVTATAQDIHSSTAVVLPLPGDNAYVVSNGTIRNISSARSVVLGPGTLFEEGSTVKVDIDNTTVLPPPPDNPSADLNRNWVMTTSYDEDGQVVGESKDFYDNNGNSIQSQTKNQTTGQVLATQTLYDAEGRAALTTLPAPTNNASFAYKEHFVQNSSGGDYGYLNFDGDPSNVSSRYTKVNNPDPISNTQIGTLGWYYSNNNTLEPLIPATGFPYSRIEYVNDGSGDQNRAASAGEGLNMGTGHELSIRSFPVISELDHYLSIRNKYCPATQIGSYPSEMSGEGIQQISVDANGNQTLSISDLSGKPLISGRADENGWFSVENNITLVPSANDFEVTINTNNKSTDEFYHTNSFSLISSYNVHITRDGVTVYDGSGNDYSFDNVADPQSSAGFTYVISSTQPFYYTKKAFVSPLQNPNVTLVDNAPARLKESPTTTAQYFYITKSQSINITGPYRLFDMRTGTEITSSFNNGSDLPAGYYKVMVKPGNDGNSAMANVQMSYINTFADVSYNFYNQLGQLILNVAPNGVKELILHPDNYAQGGTAPFSTANEYDLKGRLVASTSTDNGRTEFIYSTDGRIRFTQNAEQRTALFGGRFSYINYDPLGRSIESGEYTPQNSGDLQFSALKTNTGLQDATDDALTGGLRGDWVKMHYDLPDNSHGLSGYTQNEGAMRGLVSWTESENSKTWYNYDDQGRVSWLIKKQTGLEAKTVNYTYNAKGSVAVVDYQREHPTDRFLHYYDHDSDGRLVNVKTSRDNVNLIQHAKYYYYLHGPLKRIELGDQLQGIDYVYTPQGWLKSVNNASGDKAKDPNNDGLYNSFAPDAFGMQIEYFSHDYQRDGSNIGSINTGQTSYYNGNVNGIAWRSAKTQADAGSTPGIDDPAMYSYSYDAKYQMTQAEWGSPDLTNGTFNVASSFKEKNISYDANGNILGLQRYDKNGALHDNFNNYQYQPGTNKLVSVGSLSDPTGYASYTYDNVGQLKSLKHGDSNLYIKYNSKGLMTGVYDDAAMTHSLVSYTYDEMGDRISRTDAMNGTPVTTNYVYDVMGNILAIYNGASVSEMPVFGSDRLGTYYAEGNNYVYELKDNVGSVRAVINRNKKADGSVDVISYDDYYPYGAVAQSGGNGYRYQYQGEYAEKDAVTGWNNFDLRMYDGMIGRWLTMDPMGQYHSPYEGMGNNPVNSFDINGGCDPCNVPPPNAPSNPKTGTSYSDGKNTYIYSEDAHGWTKLYAPGISGGAYAYGPRSYFSDNGVTSSFGRVGANFGVNSGVYFANGDIDLTTLGADFTVQPFSFKDGFEESIDAYVFKGNASFSTGVNVKGFKITNKITGKVEFVSVDGKIALLTPMSNDKEKRGFNAEVSLGVHAVKAEIGGMLDISGYKINYVAGADVGDHIGLGFGAYYDSKQQAFIIKFEQNLGWDVGENLGVDVKIPWK encoded by the coding sequence ATGAGAAAACGAGTTTTAATTATTTGCGTTTTTTTAAGTATAGTTGTTACTGCTACGGCGCAAGACATTCATTCATCGACGGCAGTAGTATTGCCTTTGCCTGGCGACAATGCTTATGTTGTGTCCAATGGAACAATAAGAAATATATCTAGCGCTCGGTCCGTTGTGCTCGGGCCCGGAACATTATTCGAAGAAGGTTCTACTGTTAAAGTAGATATAGATAACACGACAGTTTTACCGCCGCCACCAGACAATCCATCAGCTGACTTGAACCGTAATTGGGTCATGACAACCAGCTATGATGAGGACGGACAGGTAGTTGGCGAGTCAAAAGATTTTTACGACAATAATGGCAACTCGATCCAGTCTCAGACGAAAAATCAAACTACGGGTCAAGTATTGGCAACTCAGACCCTTTACGACGCAGAAGGAAGGGCCGCGCTTACCACCTTGCCCGCACCAACCAATAATGCTTCTTTTGCTTATAAAGAACATTTTGTTCAGAATTCGAGCGGAGGCGATTACGGATATTTGAACTTTGATGGAGATCCATCTAATGTGAGTAGCCGGTATACCAAGGTAAATAACCCTGATCCGATCTCTAATACCCAGATCGGCACGCTAGGCTGGTACTATAGTAATAATAATACATTGGAGCCTTTAATACCGGCTACTGGATTCCCTTATTCGCGGATAGAGTATGTAAATGATGGTAGTGGGGATCAAAACCGAGCCGCTAGTGCAGGAGAAGGATTAAATATGGGTACAGGCCATGAACTATCCATTCGAAGTTTTCCAGTGATATCCGAACTGGATCATTATTTATCCATCCGTAATAAGTATTGTCCGGCGACGCAGATCGGAAGTTATCCATCCGAGATGAGTGGAGAGGGAATACAACAAATTTCCGTTGACGCGAATGGGAATCAAACACTTAGTATCAGTGACCTTTCCGGTAAACCTTTGATCAGTGGAAGAGCTGATGAGAACGGATGGTTCAGCGTGGAGAATAATATCACACTGGTGCCTTCAGCAAACGATTTTGAAGTAACCATCAATACCAACAATAAGTCGACCGACGAATTCTACCATACGAACAGTTTTTCCTTGATCTCTTCGTATAATGTCCATATTACGCGAGACGGTGTCACGGTATATGATGGTTCTGGTAATGATTACTCCTTTGATAACGTCGCCGATCCTCAATCCAGTGCAGGTTTCACTTATGTGATCAGCTCTACTCAGCCCTTTTATTATACAAAAAAAGCGTTCGTTAGTCCTTTGCAGAATCCCAATGTGACCTTGGTGGACAATGCGCCGGCAAGATTGAAAGAATCACCTACGACCACGGCACAATACTTTTATATCACAAAATCTCAAAGTATCAATATAACAGGGCCTTATCGATTGTTCGATATGCGAACAGGGACAGAGATCACAAGCTCTTTCAATAATGGCAGTGATCTACCGGCCGGCTATTATAAAGTAATGGTAAAACCCGGCAATGATGGTAATTCGGCTATGGCAAATGTGCAAATGTCTTATATCAATACTTTCGCTGATGTCAGTTACAATTTTTATAATCAGCTTGGTCAATTGATCTTGAATGTCGCACCGAATGGTGTAAAAGAGTTGATCCTGCATCCTGATAATTATGCGCAGGGAGGAACGGCGCCATTTTCTACGGCTAATGAATACGATCTGAAAGGACGCTTGGTCGCATCGACATCTACAGATAACGGCCGTACCGAGTTCATTTACAGTACTGACGGAAGAATTAGATTCACTCAAAATGCTGAACAGCGAACTGCACTGTTCGGTGGCCGTTTTTCTTATATTAATTATGACCCTTTAGGGCGCTCAATCGAATCGGGTGAATATACTCCGCAAAACAGCGGCGATCTGCAGTTCTCTGCCTTAAAGACCAACACAGGATTACAGGATGCTACGGACGATGCGTTGACCGGAGGATTAAGAGGGGATTGGGTAAAGATGCACTATGATCTGCCTGATAATAGCCATGGACTTAGCGGTTATACACAAAATGAAGGAGCAATGCGAGGGCTGGTCAGTTGGACAGAAAGCGAAAATAGTAAGACTTGGTATAACTATGACGATCAAGGGCGGGTCAGTTGGTTAATTAAGAAGCAAACTGGTTTGGAGGCGAAAACGGTCAATTATACCTATAATGCAAAAGGATCTGTAGCCGTTGTCGATTACCAGCGGGAACATCCGACAGATAGATTTTTACATTATTATGATCATGATAGCGACGGTAGATTGGTAAATGTTAAAACCAGCCGTGATAACGTCAACTTGATCCAGCACGCGAAATACTATTATTATTTACATGGTCCGTTGAAACGAATTGAATTAGGAGATCAATTACAAGGAATAGACTATGTTTATACGCCTCAAGGTTGGCTGAAAAGTGTTAATAACGCTAGTGGGGATAAGGCCAAAGATCCTAACAATGACGGGCTTTATAACAGCTTCGCGCCTGATGCTTTTGGGATGCAGATCGAATATTTTTCTCACGACTATCAAAGAGACGGCAGTAATATTGGAAGTATAAACACAGGTCAAACCTCATATTACAATGGGAATGTAAACGGTATAGCTTGGCGAAGTGCAAAAACTCAGGCAGATGCTGGCAGCACCCCTGGAATTGATGATCCGGCGATGTATAGTTACAGTTACGATGCTAAATATCAAATGACCCAAGCAGAGTGGGGCTCACCTGATCTTACTAATGGTACATTTAATGTTGCTAGTAGTTTCAAGGAAAAAAATATCAGCTATGATGCCAATGGTAATATTCTTGGGCTGCAGCGCTATGATAAGAATGGTGCTTTACATGATAATTTTAATAATTATCAATATCAACCAGGTACTAATAAGCTGGTTAGTGTAGGTTCTTTATCTGATCCTACTGGATATGCAAGTTATACTTATGACAATGTTGGACAATTAAAAAGTTTAAAACACGGAGACTCGAATCTTTATATCAAGTATAATTCGAAGGGTTTGATGACAGGCGTTTATGACGATGCCGCAATGACACACTCGTTGGTTTCTTATACTTATGACGAAATGGGCGACCGTATCAGTCGTACGGATGCCATGAACGGTACTCCGGTAACCACAAATTATGTATATGATGTGATGGGGAATATACTTGCGATATATAACGGGGCGTCGGTGTCGGAAATGCCTGTTTTTGGCTCAGACAGACTCGGTACCTATTATGCTGAAGGTAATAATTATGTTTATGAGCTGAAAGATAACGTTGGTAGTGTTCGTGCTGTTATAAATCGGAACAAAAAGGCCGACGGCTCCGTGGATGTAATAAGTTACGATGATTATTACCCCTATGGCGCAGTAGCACAAAGTGGCGGAAATGGTTACCGTTATCAATATCAGGGCGAGTATGCGGAGAAAGATGCTGTTACTGGCTGGAACAACTTTGATCTGCGGATGTATGATGGCATGATAGGGCGTTGGTTAACGATGGACCCGATGGGACAATATCATTCTCCCTATGAGGGAATGGGTAACAATCCAGTTAATAGTTTTGATATCAATGGTGGTTGCGATCCATGCAACGTGCCTCCGCCTAACGCACCAAGCAATCCTAAAACGGGTACGTCTTATAGCGATGGAAAAAATACGTATATTTACAGCGAAGATGCACATGGCTGGACAAAACTGTACGCACCGGGCATTTCTGGCGGCGCGTATGCATATGGGCCTAGGAGCTACTTTAGCGACAACGGTGTGACATCGAGTTTTGGAAGGGTTGGTGCTAATTTTGGTGTTAATTCAGGAGTGTACTTTGCGAACGGTGATATAGATTTAACTACTTTAGGTGCTGATTTTACCGTGCAACCGTTTTCTTTCAAAGATGGGTTTGAAGAGTCGATCGATGCCTATGTTTTTAAAGGTAATGCCTCTTTCAGCACCGGTGTGAACGTTAAAGGCTTCAAAATAACTAATAAAATAACCGGTAAAGTTGAATTCGTGAGTGTAGATGGCAAAATCGCTCTCCTTACGCCAATGAGTAATGACAAGGAGAAAAGAGGTTTTAATGCTGAGGTTAGCCTTGGAGTGCATGCCGTTAAAGCTGAGATTGGTGGAATGTTAGATATATCAGGATATAAAATAAATTATGTCGCGGGTGCTGATGTCGGTGATCATATAGGATTAGGATTTGGAGCATACTATGATAGCAAACAACAAGCTTTCATCATCAAGTTTGAGCAGAATTTAGGTTGGGACGTAGGTGAAAACTTGGGCGTCGATGTAAAAATACCTTGGAAATGA
- a CDS encoding type IV pilin protein — protein sequence MEPPETLLNKKVKAYTLTEILVVLVIIGILVLLALPNLLPQITKAKSMEAKLQLEHVQTLERNYFYEHSKYSKDLTEIGFIQEKLVTDGDGGHANYRIEITNVSSSGFTGRATSVVDFNQNGAFNTWEIDQDKNLKEVTPD from the coding sequence ATGGAGCCGCCTGAAACCTTATTGAATAAAAAAGTTAAAGCCTATACGCTCACCGAGATTTTGGTGGTACTGGTGATCATCGGCATATTGGTGTTACTGGCTTTGCCTAACTTACTCCCGCAGATTACCAAAGCCAAAAGCATGGAGGCCAAGTTGCAACTGGAGCACGTGCAAACACTGGAGCGCAATTACTTCTACGAGCATTCCAAATATTCGAAAGACTTAACGGAGATTGGGTTCATCCAGGAAAAACTGGTGACCGATGGTGATGGCGGGCATGCCAACTACCGGATTGAGATCACCAATGTTTCCAGTTCTGGTTTTACCGGTCGCGCTACCTCTGTGGTTGATTTTAACCAAAACGGCGCCTTCAATACCTGGGAAATTGACCAGGACAAGAACTTAAAAGAAGTTACCCCCGATTAA
- a CDS encoding GspE/PulE family protein: protein MNEAAVISIQRDQLHWLTKEQAWHYRVLPVAKTADSFELYCEAEADTDTLRDELEMLFGITVSFVPIPAEQLARLLSTHYLRDQGTKAGLDVEALRENGDFLLTLIGEAKNLKSSDIHIEIYEFKCRVRIRIDGQMIERYRLSQDEYPALVNKIKILANLDIAERRLPQDGRISFNHGGHQFDIRVSVLPTLHGEKVVLRLLNNDATNIDLNALGFSEFDLNSYLQGVKRPNGILLISGPTGSGKTTTLYATLKLLNKETRNILTIEDPVEYTLEGINQVQLKETIGLTFAAALRTFLRQDPDVIMVGEIRDTETANMAIRAALTGHLVLSTIHTNSAWGIVSRLSDMGVPPFLVANTLNTAVAQRLVRLICPHCKNKELFDEALYPRQFKPWAKVEEHYTAKGCEQCFYTGYKGRKAVYEIIPIDQELAAEIKKENIDVQQLLAERGIKTLAENAFNLFKEGLTTMEEIYPLLFNY, encoded by the coding sequence ATGAACGAAGCGGCCGTCATATCCATACAGCGCGATCAGTTGCATTGGCTCACCAAAGAGCAAGCCTGGCATTATCGTGTTTTACCGGTAGCTAAAACTGCCGATAGCTTCGAACTTTATTGCGAAGCAGAGGCCGATACGGATACTTTGCGCGATGAGTTGGAGATGCTGTTTGGGATAACTGTGTCGTTTGTGCCTATCCCAGCCGAACAATTGGCGAGATTGTTGTCTACCCATTACCTGAGAGATCAAGGGACGAAGGCCGGGCTTGATGTAGAAGCACTACGCGAAAACGGTGATTTCCTGCTCACGCTGATCGGTGAGGCCAAAAACCTGAAAAGCTCTGATATCCATATCGAGATCTATGAGTTTAAATGTCGGGTGCGTATCCGTATTGACGGGCAGATGATCGAACGTTACCGTTTGAGCCAGGATGAATATCCGGCGTTGGTCAATAAGATCAAAATTTTGGCTAACCTGGATATTGCCGAAAGGCGCTTACCACAGGATGGCCGTATCAGTTTTAATCATGGCGGTCATCAGTTTGATATCCGTGTTTCCGTATTACCTACCTTACATGGCGAGAAGGTTGTACTCCGTTTGCTGAATAACGATGCGACGAACATCGACTTGAATGCCCTGGGATTCTCCGAGTTTGACTTGAATAGCTATTTACAGGGTGTTAAAAGGCCGAACGGCATCCTGCTCATTAGTGGGCCTACCGGTTCCGGTAAAACCACCACCTTATACGCTACGCTCAAGCTGCTCAATAAAGAGACGCGAAATATCCTGACTATCGAAGACCCGGTGGAGTATACGCTGGAAGGCATCAACCAGGTGCAACTGAAAGAAACCATCGGATTGACCTTTGCGGCCGCATTGCGTACCTTTCTACGGCAGGACCCGGATGTAATCATGGTGGGTGAGATTCGTGATACGGAGACCGCCAATATGGCCATCCGCGCGGCGCTGACCGGTCACCTGGTGCTGTCAACCATCCATACAAACTCGGCTTGGGGCATTGTTTCCCGTCTATCAGATATGGGGGTGCCACCGTTTCTGGTCGCTAATACCTTGAATACCGCGGTGGCACAACGTCTGGTCAGGCTCATCTGTCCGCATTGCAAAAACAAAGAATTATTTGATGAGGCGCTTTACCCAAGGCAGTTTAAGCCTTGGGCAAAGGTGGAGGAACATTATACCGCAAAAGGCTGCGAGCAATGTTTTTATACGGGTTATAAAGGACGTAAGGCTGTCTATGAAATTATCCCGATAGATCAGGAACTGGCGGCTGAGATCAAAAAAGAAAATATCGATGTGCAACAGTTATTGGCTGAGCGCGGCATCAAAACACTGGCAGAAAATGCCTTTAACTTATTTAAAGAAGGATTGACAACGATGGAAGAGATTTACCCGCTTCTGTTTAACTATTAA
- a CDS encoding type II secretion system protein GspD produces MQRLLNRITILFFLLILPFALKAQDDEHINSIKNKLDNLSAAVPGLSQKVQLNLNNVTISEYLGALGKASNLSLSIDSRLTFKVNHNFNDVTAEDILIFLAKQYSLDIEPVGSIIMIAPYIDPKTLVKPTPRELSIKYNQLENTLSFELNNDSLLLVARKIAQLSGKNVVVPNALQGKKVTSYMNSAPFETALDKMAYANELKMVKTSDNYYLFQTLGEGEELYVNGDKSTGVRKNFKLATPTTGGANINLFSKVVGGQKLLSAEAVNAPIADLVKMASQEMNKNYFLYSELKGNITVHISDISYDNFLSALFKGTDYTFIADNGIYMIGDRKLEGLRTSRAIKLENRPIDTVMAIIPNDWKKSVEIREFREQNTILLSGSRPQIAEIESFIKQVDLLVPMVLIEVNMIDIHKTRTVSTGIAAGVSDSVKTGGSILPGINYTFGASSINDFLSRISGSTGFNLGHVVPNFYVSLKALENNDNVDVRAVPKLATLNGHSAKLSIGQKRYYQIKTQNVIPSITSPTSIFTDQYKEVEANMDINIKPIVSGDDQVTLNIKVNISDFIGTPPDNAPPPTANSVYESIVRAHNEDMIVLGGIERNETDDSTSGVPVLSRIPILKWIFSNKTKTNQKVVTVLFIKPTIIR; encoded by the coding sequence ATGCAACGATTACTAAACCGAATCACGATTTTATTTTTTTTACTCATCTTACCCTTTGCGCTAAAGGCGCAAGACGATGAGCATATCAACTCGATCAAAAACAAGCTGGATAACCTGTCGGCGGCTGTACCCGGCCTGAGCCAGAAAGTGCAGCTGAACCTAAACAATGTCACCATCAGCGAATATCTGGGGGCATTGGGTAAAGCCAGCAACCTGAGTCTGAGCATCGACTCCCGGCTGACCTTCAAGGTGAACCATAATTTTAATGATGTTACAGCCGAGGATATCCTGATCTTTTTGGCCAAACAATACAGCCTGGATATCGAGCCCGTAGGCTCGATCATTATGATAGCGCCTTACATTGATCCTAAAACATTGGTGAAGCCTACCCCTCGCGAACTCAGCATCAAATATAATCAGTTGGAAAACACCCTGAGTTTTGAGCTGAATAACGATAGCTTATTGCTGGTGGCCCGCAAGATTGCCCAGTTATCCGGCAAGAACGTGGTGGTGCCGAATGCACTTCAAGGCAAAAAGGTGACCTCGTATATGAACTCGGCACCATTTGAGACAGCCTTGGACAAGATGGCCTATGCCAACGAGCTGAAAATGGTCAAGACCAGCGATAACTATTACCTGTTCCAAACATTGGGCGAAGGGGAAGAGCTGTACGTCAATGGCGATAAAAGTACTGGTGTCCGTAAGAATTTTAAACTTGCTACGCCTACGACGGGTGGTGCCAACATCAATCTCTTTAGTAAAGTAGTTGGCGGCCAAAAATTATTGTCAGCCGAAGCGGTGAACGCGCCAATCGCTGATCTGGTCAAAATGGCCTCACAGGAGATGAATAAGAACTATTTTCTGTATTCAGAGTTAAAAGGCAATATCACGGTTCATATCAGCGATATCAGCTATGATAATTTTCTGTCCGCTCTTTTTAAGGGGACCGATTATACGTTCATCGCTGACAACGGTATATACATGATCGGAGACCGTAAGTTAGAGGGGTTGAGAACCAGTAGAGCAATTAAACTGGAAAATCGACCGATCGATACCGTTATGGCAATAATCCCGAATGACTGGAAAAAAAGTGTAGAGATCCGCGAGTTTCGCGAGCAGAACACGATCCTGTTATCCGGATCGAGGCCGCAGATCGCCGAGATTGAGAGTTTTATTAAGCAGGTCGACTTGTTGGTACCGATGGTATTGATCGAGGTTAATATGATCGATATTCATAAAACCCGCACGGTATCTACCGGTATTGCTGCTGGCGTATCCGATAGTGTTAAAACAGGTGGCTCTATTCTTCCCGGCATCAATTACACGTTTGGCGCGAGCTCCATTAATGACTTTTTAAGCCGTATAAGCGGATCAACAGGTTTCAACCTCGGACATGTAGTGCCTAATTTTTACGTCAGTCTCAAGGCGTTGGAAAACAATGATAATGTGGATGTGCGCGCGGTACCGAAGCTTGCCACTTTGAACGGGCACTCGGCTAAACTTAGCATCGGCCAGAAACGTTATTACCAGATCAAAACCCAGAACGTGATTCCGTCGATCACATCGCCCACCAGCATTTTTACCGATCAATATAAAGAGGTGGAAGCGAACATGGATATTAATATCAAACCGATTGTCTCGGGCGATGATCAGGTGACGCTGAATATTAAAGTCAATATCTCTGACTTTATCGGTACACCACCGGATAATGCGCCGCCGCCAACGGCTAACAGTGTATATGAGTCCATTGTTAGAGCACACAACGAGGATATGATCGTATTAGGCGGTATTGAGCGAAATGAAACCGATGACTCCACTTCTGGCGTACCGGTGCTTTCACGCATCCCGATCTTAAAATGGATTTTTAGTAATAAGACGAAGACCAACCAGAAGGTGGTGACGGTACTGTTTATTAAACCAACCATTATTCGTTGA
- a CDS encoding PilN domain-containing protein yields MLEQYYRLNEVVGVSILLKPDGSLVIDACQIVIKKNELSFEQKLTNVASLAALAKKLPAKIPVSLNLTGAGIITKQLEQAEEITESNFSLVLPNARWEDYYIQQIHSGTQLFVSLIRKEKADQWLEQFKANELNLLMLSLDGLPILHIAAQLNLYDHDFEINGHHIKRNEKQEWIAYKKQPITPLTFALKVGNEPLPQELVLPYAAAFQLAMNDRLQAAAVQSSPLDQPLAVTIENRKVKAQGTVVLLCFFVLLLVNFFVFNAKNSANIQLSGKIGALAQATTGRDTLEKRIAEMEAEIRGLGIEQPLVRKSVLIDQLASLLPESIKLTDMAVNPTDDAAGRINKTIVFSNHLIKISGTSAQIIPVNEWMARIKTHAWVKEVQMLNYSYNHEKNTGVFTIAISF; encoded by the coding sequence ATGCTGGAACAATATTACCGGTTGAACGAAGTAGTGGGTGTTAGCATCCTGCTCAAGCCGGATGGTAGTCTGGTGATCGATGCCTGTCAGATCGTTATTAAGAAGAACGAATTAAGCTTTGAGCAAAAGCTAACCAACGTTGCTTCGCTTGCTGCGCTGGCCAAAAAGCTCCCGGCCAAAATACCGGTATCACTAAACCTGACCGGTGCCGGTATCATCACCAAACAGTTAGAACAAGCGGAAGAGATCACTGAATCAAATTTCTCTCTCGTCTTGCCAAATGCCCGCTGGGAAGATTATTATATCCAGCAAATCCATAGCGGAACACAATTGTTTGTTTCGCTGATCCGGAAGGAAAAGGCTGACCAATGGCTGGAGCAGTTCAAAGCAAACGAGCTGAACTTATTGATGCTATCGCTGGATGGCCTGCCTATCCTGCATATCGCGGCGCAGTTGAACCTGTATGATCATGATTTTGAAATCAATGGTCATCACATCAAAAGGAACGAAAAGCAGGAATGGATCGCTTATAAAAAACAGCCAATCACACCACTGACATTTGCCCTCAAAGTAGGCAATGAACCCTTACCGCAGGAACTGGTATTGCCCTACGCCGCCGCTTTTCAGCTGGCGATGAATGACCGGTTACAAGCGGCGGCGGTGCAATCCTCTCCATTGGATCAGCCCCTGGCAGTTACCATAGAAAACCGAAAAGTTAAAGCGCAGGGCACCGTCGTCTTACTCTGCTTTTTTGTTCTGTTATTGGTCAATTTTTTTGTTTTCAATGCCAAAAATTCGGCAAACATTCAGCTATCAGGAAAAATCGGCGCACTGGCACAAGCGACCACCGGCAGGGACACCCTTGAAAAACGAATCGCGGAGATGGAAGCCGAAATCCGCGGGCTGGGCATCGAACAGCCGTTAGTAAGAAAAAGTGTACTTATTGATCAGTTGGCCTCGCTGTTGCCGGAGAGTATCAAACTAACGGATATGGCGGTCAATCCAACTGACGATGCCGCAGGCCGGATCAATAAAACAATCGTGTTTAGTAATCACCTGATTAAAATATCAGGGACATCTGCCCAGATCATCCCGGTTAATGAATGGATGGCCCGCATCAAAACCCACGCATGGGTAAAAGAAGTCCAGATGCTAAATTACAGCTATAATCACGAAAAGAACACCGGTGTATTTACCATCGCCATTAGTTTTTAA